agtacaaggacttatagcatattttaaccttgttTTTGCCATCAACCCTATAAACTAAAATCTCACCGTTTTCTATGCATATTTTCATTAATGTCTTCCAACAAGAAAAAGCTGTTGAAATCCCTCTTAACAGCCAATGCAAGATGTGGGTGTAAAAAACTCTATGATGTTCATGAACCAAAACTCAAAGCTTCACCACCGCCGCTGCCGtcatcaccatcaccatcatCAAATTTCAATATGGATACaatctcatcatcatcatcatcgtcatcCAATGTTATggtaaaccctaaaatcatgGACAGCATCGCAGTGGTGAAGGATTCCCATGATCCGTACCTGGATTTTCGACACTCGATGCTGCAAATGATCGAGGAAAAGCATATCTACTCCGCCAATGAACTACAGGAGCTTCTTCAATGTTTTTTGGAGCTGAATTCACCATGCCACCACCGTGTTATCGTCGAAGCTTTCATGGGGATCTAGCATCAGAAATTatgtgaataaatttaattatttcttacgTCCAAAAAACTGCATGGCGGTTGATCATAAACTCATAAATAATATGTAAGTTTTTTTCCCTTGTATTTATAACTATAATTATTGACCATCTATAATGATGgttaatttggataaaataatGTTTGGTGCCTcaacttagaaattttttttcaacatgATCCTTAAACTATTTCTCTATGAATTTGATAgcttttgttaatttgatccATGAACTTGGTTTCTGTTAAGGCATGATGATGTGGCAATTTGAAATTGTGggcttttttagaaaaataacccaaaaaatttaatgaattatcaaaatgtcctatttttttaattaaacacaaaaatgacctaaaatttACAGTAAAAGTTGGTAGAGCCAAATTATTTGGCGCCACCAACATGCCACGTCAGAAGTGtacataaaaaatcaattttttggtGGAGCCATGTAGAATGGCACCACTTGTATAAATACTTAGGAAATACTTGATTTTTGAAAGTATAGGGGGGCCTatagaaattttaccatttcctGGTGGAGCCAAATAATTTGGCGCCACCAGTTTTGGAGTCTGACAGCCAAGTTGTTTGTTTcagctttttttttgttttgttttgttttaaagttttgagtgttttttttttactttttttaagtcattatttattttatttattttaaaaaacttgaaatgcatttttttaaatgttttataatatttttataaattttaaaaatatattttgaaattaatttttaaattttaaatattatttttaaaattttaaatatatattttaataatataaaacatttaaatattttaaagatacgatctttcaaatttattattagtttcataatattttaaatgattttaaatattttttaattttacatagaatttttaaattatgatttttaattatttttaaagatatttaaatatttttaaattttgtataaaaattttatttaaaaagtaaaagttaaaaaaagaaataataaaaagtaaaagtttaagttttatataaaattttatttaaataatatttaaaattttaaaataatttaaattttaaaataatttaaaaataatatttaaaattttaaaaataatttaaaataatatttaaaatttaaaatatatattataaaacatttcaaatatacatttcaagtttttaattaaaaataaaaataaaaaaataaaaaaaggaaaaatataaaacttaaaaaaagaaagaataggacaaaagttaaaaaaaaaacacacaaacaaacaaacaaagtaaaaaaaaccaAGCTGGGTGTGTCAGCCATCGAAATCTGGTGGCGCCAATTAAATTGGCTCCaacagaaaatggaaaattgccTTTAAAGTCCCCATTTTTTCAGAAATTACAGTATTTCCTTTGTATTTATACAGGTAGTGCCATTCTACATGGcttcaccaaaaaaataatttttttatcctgATTGCTGATGTGACATGTTGATAGCGCCAAATAATTTAGCTCCACCAACTTTTACTGTagattttaggttattttcgtgtttaattaaaaaaatgggtcattttgatacataattaaaattttaaccttgTTTTTACCATCAACCCTATAAACTAAAATCCCAccattttctatcatatttt
The nucleotide sequence above comes from Gossypium raimondii isolate GPD5lz chromosome 13, ASM2569854v1, whole genome shotgun sequence. Encoded proteins:
- the LOC128035924 gene encoding transcription repressor OFP6-like; translated protein: MSSNKKKLLKSLLTANARCGCKKLYDVHEPKLKASPPPLPSSPSPSSNFNMDTISSSSSSSSNVMVNPKIMDSIAVVKDSHDPYLDFRHSMLQMIEEKHIYSANELQELLQCFLELNSPCHHRVIVEAFMGI